In Oryza sativa Japonica Group chromosome 2, ASM3414082v1, the following are encoded in one genomic region:
- the LOC9266665 gene encoding phospholipase D delta, with protein sequence MHVPYAFTPLMVSLASPRSGRAPVIMSWSGELSPPAAASGTRLLHGDLDLTIHEARGLPNMDFLSTLLRRLCLCLRPPARRPSPGQSRGSVPADEDGRRQPHGHHLLPTSDPYAAVVVAGNTLARTHVVRDSEDPEWSTHVLLHLAHHATGVAFHVKDADPFGSDLIGVAILPAADVLAAAAAPIVRRELPLYRPDGRGRPKPSSAIVITASFVPAGEHQSIYDAEHGGVPAAYFPARRGCEVKLYQDAHVAGGELDGVRRRGVFEPGRCWEDMCLAVLGAQHLVYVAGWSVNTKVRLVREAMSPEMAAKVEEVRTTATDDDDNPVAAEGMSLGALLKYKSQEGVRVCLLVWDDKTSHDTFFLKTGGLMQTHDEETKKFFKDSSVICLLSPRYPSSKLSMAKQKIVGTMYTQHQKCLLVDTPASGSTRRITAFLGGLDLAAGRYDTPSHRLFADLGTVFSGDVYNPAIPPAGNKGGAGEEGPRQPWHDMHCRVDGPAAYDVLENFEQRWRKATKLFRRAKAHWKDDALLKLERISWILSPSDSGAGDGDGGDSHLYALPDGHPDCWNAQVFRSVDSGSVKGLPRCWETKKMEAKHLVCDKNVTVEQSIHTAYVRAIRSAKRFIYIENQYFIGSSFAWPSYKHQEGAGNLVPMEIALKVASKIAAGERFAVYIVIPMWPEGVPTSGPIQEILFWQRQTMQAMYEVIAAAIRAAGMEGAAHPRDYLNFYCLGKREAAAAAAAGSPEQEHNPAASSARRHRRFMIYVHSKGMIVDDEYVIVGSANINQRSLAGSRDTEIAVGAYQPNLRAGAGAGDGQVFGFRMLLWEEHLGSSEWRELRSPESPECVKRVNEIAAENWRRYAADDDDVAMQGHLMRYPVDVGDDGKISELRGHEFFPDVGGRILGSTNNNYWDYLTM encoded by the exons ATGCATGTGCCCTACGCTTTCACACCGTTAATGGTTAGCTTAGCTAGCCCCCGAAGCGGCCGAGCTCCGGTCATCATGTCTTGGTCCGGCGagctgtcgccgccggcggcggcgtcggggactCGCCTCCTCCACGGCGACCTCGACCTCACCATCCACGAGGCGCGCGGCCTCCCCAACATGGACTTCCTCTccaccctcctccgccgcctctgcctctgcctccggccgccggcgagacgGCCCAGCCCCGGCCAGAGCCGCGGCTCTGTCCCGGCCGACGAagacggccgccgccagccgcacggccaccacctcctcccgaCGTCCGACCCgtacgccgccgtcgtcgtcgccggcaacACGCTCGCCCGCACCCACGTCGTCCGCGACTCCGAGGACCCAGAGTGGTCCACCCATGTCCTGCTCCACCTCGCCCACCACGCCACCGGCGTCGCCTTCCACGTCAAGGACGCCGACCCCTTCGGCTCCGACCTCATCGGCGTCGccatcctccccgccgccgacgtcctcgccgcggccgccgcgcccatcGTCAGGAGGGAGCTCCCCCTGTACCGCCCCGACGGCCGCGGGAGGCCGAAGCCCAGCTCCGCCATCGTCATCACCGCCTCGTTCGTCCCCGCCGGCGAGCATCAGAGCATCTACGACGCGGAAcacggcggcgtcccggcggcctacttcccggcgcggcgcgggtgcGAGGTGAAGCTGTACCAGGACGCGcacgtggccggcggcgagctggacggcgtgcggcggcgcggggtgTTCGAGCCGGGGCGGTGCTGGGAGGACATGTGCCTGGCGGTGCTCGGGGCGCAGCACCTGGTGTACGTGGCGGGGTGGTCGGTGAACACCAAGGTGCGGCTCGTGCGGGAGGCGATGtcgccggagatggcggcgaaggtggaggaggtgcggacgacggcaaccgacgacgacgacaatccggtggcggcggagggcaTGTCGCTGGGCGCGCTGCTCAAGTACAAGTCGCAGGAGGGCGTCCGTGTCTGCCTCCTCGTCTGGGACGACAAGACCTCGCACGACACCTTCTTCCTCAAGACA GGCGGCTTGATGCAAACACATGACGAGGAGACGAAGAAGTTCTTCAAGGACTCGTCGGTGATCTGCTTGCTGTCGCCGCGATACCCAAGCAGCAAGCTCAGCATGGCCAAGCAGAAG ATTGTGGGGACGATGTACACGCAGCACCAGAAGTGCCTGCTGGTGGACACGCCGGCGTCGGGGAGCACGCGGCGGATCACGGCGTTCCTCGGCGGCCTCGACCTCGCCGCGGGGCGCTACGACACGCCGTCGCACAGGCTCTTCGCCGACCTCGGCACCGTCTTCTCCGGCGACGTCTACAACCCCGCGATCCCGCCGGCGGGGAAcaagggcggcgccggcgaggaggggcCGCGGCAGCCGTGGCACGACATGCACTGCCGCGTCGACGGGCCGGCGGCGTACGACGTGCTGGAGAACTTCGAGCAGCGGTGGAGGAAGGCGACGAAGCTGTTCAGAAGGGCCAAGGCGCACTGGAAGGACGACGCCTTGCTCAAGCTCGAGCGCATCTCCTGGATCCTCAGCCCCTCcgactccggcgccggcgacggcgacggcggcgacagccACCTCTACGCCTTGCCCGATGGTCACCCCGATTGCTGGAACGCTCAG GTGTTCCGGTCAGTGGACTCTGGATCAGTGAAAGGATTGCCTCGTTGCTGGGAGACAAAAAAGATG GAGGCGAAGCACCTGGTGTGCGACAAGAACGTGACGGTGGAGCAGAGCATTCACACGGCGTACGTCCGGGCGATCCGGTCGGCGAAGCGCTTCATCTACATCGAGAACCAGTACTTCATCGGATCATCCTTCGCATGGCCATCCTACAAGCACCAAGAAG GTGCTGGAAATCTGGTGCCGATGGAGATCGCGCTGAAGGTGGCGAGCAagatcgccgccggcgagaggtTCGCCGTGTACATCGTGATCCCGATGTGGCCGGAGGGGGTTCCAACCTCGGGCCCCATCCAGGAGATCCTCTTCTGGCAGAGGCAGACGATGCAGGCGATGTACGAGGTGATCGCGGCGGCGATCAGggcggcggggatggagggCGCGGCGCACCCGCGGGACTACCTCAACTTCTACTGCCTCGGcaagcgggaggcggcggcggcggcggcggcgggctcgccggAGCAGGAGCACAACCCGGCGGCCagcagcgcgcggcggcaccggcggttCATGATCTACGTGCACTCCAAGGGGATGATCGTGGACGACGAGTACGTCATCGTCGGCTCCGCCAACATCAACCAGCGCTCTCTCGCCGGCTCGCGCGACACCGAGATCGCCGTCGGCGCCTACCAGCCCAAtctccgcgccggcgccggcgccggcgacggccaggTGTTCGGCTTCAGGATGTTGCTGTGGGAGGAGCACCTGGGCAGCAGCGAGTGGCGGGAGCTGAGGTCGCCGGAGTCGCCGGAGTGCGTGAAGCGGGTGAACGAGATAGCGGCGGAGAACTGGAGGAGgtacgccgccgacgacgacgatgtcgcCATGCAGGGGCACCTCATGAGGTACCCGGtggacgtcggcgacgacggcaagaTCAGCGAGTTGCGCGGGCACGAGTTCTTCCCCGACGTCGGCGGGAGGATCCTTGGCTCCACCAACAACAACTACTGGGATTATCTCACCATGTAG